TATCAATAAGTAGCCTATAATCGTACAAGCTCGAAGGATTCCTCCGGCAAAGAAGAGTCCCGCGGCTTCAAAAATAAAGCTTAATAAAAGAAAGAAAGCTGCTGTAGTGGCAAGGAAAGCCCGTTTTATCCATTGTTTTGAAAATTGCAGAGAAGTAGGAAAAATTTCTGGACTTTCTTTATCAAAGACTCGGGGTAAGAAATAAGCACTCACTCCAAGGATGGGGAAAAGTGGCAATCCTTGAAAGAGCAAAAGAAGGCTGAAATGATGAAGAAATAGACCGATGGACCGACCAGACTCTTCTATTGCTTGTAAAAATGTACCTAAAGTAGCCCCTGCAACGCCAAAGAATGGAAAAGAAAAACTGGGTGGAGGATTATCCTTGCGAAAAGGAAAACGGGAAACAAAGGCGAAAAGAAACAATAATAGGCTAAAACCAAAAGATAAATCCCCGGCAGCGAAAAAACCAAAAAAATGGAATGAATTGGACACAAAAAGAAACAATCCAATAAGAAATAAGAGGATAAAGCTCAATGGGGGAACTTCAAGAAGCCTGGGCAGAGAGGTACATAAAAAACCGATGACAAAAGAACCAACAAAACCTTCGATCATAATTCGTGGATGACTGAGAGCGGGAACAGAAGGCATCCAACCAAAAGTCGAAAGAGGCCAAAGTAACGTTCCAATAATCCCCCAAAATATTCCTAGTGGGAAAAAGAACCGGTATGGCTCTTTTATCCCCAATCGGAAATAATCCCTAAAGCTTAATGCTTTGGTTGGTTCATTCTTTAACCATTGTCTTTGCATTACTTTTAATATAGGTCCTTTAGACAAAACATTACCGCTGGACAGGACCTTCATGAGATATCGATGGGTTGGCTGAGCCTGTTACAATAAGCTCTCCTCCAAGACCCTTTTCTTGCCTTGAGAAAAAATGATCGATGATCGGGTATGTCCCGGGAACTTTCGGGACAAATTCGACAAAACCAGATCCTCCAGCGGGTACAAAGATTGAACAGGTATTTTCTCTCATCGGAGAGAGAGTACTTCCATCCGAAGAAACATGTTCTAACACAGCCCCAAGGAGATGAAGATTGGAAGAAAAGTTAGGACCAGCATTACCAAAATAAATTCTAAT
The DNA window shown above is from Methylacidiphilum caldifontis and carries:
- a CDS encoding NnrS family protein; the protein is MQRQWLKNEPTKALSFRDYFRLGIKEPYRFFFPLGIFWGIIGTLLWPLSTFGWMPSVPALSHPRIMIEGFVGSFVIGFLCTSLPRLLEVPPLSFILLFLIGLFLFVSNSFHFFGFFAAGDLSFGFSLLLFLFAFVSRFPFRKDNPPPSFSFPFFGVAGATLGTFLQAIEESGRSIGLFLHHFSLLLLFQGLPLFPILGVSAYFLPRVFDKESPEIFPTSLQFSKQWIKRAFLATTAAFFLLLSFIFEAAGLFFAGGILRACTIIGYLLIAFPTKINLLKRGTVPRGFRLALLFSVLGFILSSFFLLKRADWLHLFFLGGGGLMIIMVGSRVVFGFSGRTSFLSSYFYPLDIVTLGVLLSLLLRLTADFFATLRPIVISFAATLWIVVLIYWGLTALPLVFFPDTED
- a CDS encoding cupredoxin domain-containing protein, giving the protein MPKVDHEFYIMEGEIYTAGSFGASGHQESDALKTLHSSPEYFVFNGSVNALKHHPLHAKVGEKIRIYFGNAGPNFSSNLHLLGAVLEHVSSDGSTLSPMRENTCSIFVPAGGSGFVEFVPKVPGTYPIIDHFFSRQEKGLGGELIVTGSANPSISHEGPVQR